GGACTGGCCATGCCGGGGCAGCGTCACAGGACCGCGGACCTCCGCGCCCCGCACTTACTGGCCGGAAAGATTGATATGGACGTTTTTCTCGTGGGTAAAGGCAATCAGCTCGCCGATCCCCTCCTCACGGCCGATCCCCGATTGCTTGACCCCGCCGAAGGGCGCGCCGAGGAAATGGCGGCCGACCTCGTTGACCCAGACAAAGCCCGCCTCGACCCGTGCCGCGGCGCGGTGCGCAGTGACCAGATCGCGTGTCCAGATGGCACAGGTCAGGCCGAGTTCCAGCCCGTTGACCTCGCGCAGCATCTCGGTCTCGTCGCTCCATTTGCGGACCGCCAGGACCGGGCCGAAGATCTCCTCGCGCGCGATGCGCATCTCGGGGGTCACGTCGGCGAAGATGGTCGGCTCGATGAAGCAGCCCTTGCCCAGCGGCCCGTCGGTGACGGCATTGCCGCCGGTGACGGCGCGCGCGCCCTCGCTCTTGGCCGACTCGATATAGCCCATCACCCGGTTGAACTGGTCCCGGCTGACGATGGCGCCCATCGTGGTCTCGGGGTCGGTCGGGATCCCCGGCTTGTAGCGCGCGATCTTGTCGGAGAGGTAGGACAGCACCTCGTCATGGATATCCTCATGCAGGAAGGCCCGGCTCGTCGAACCGCAGGACTGGCCGCACCAGCCGAAATTCATGCCGGCGACAAGGGCGTCGGCGATCTTTTCGGGCTTGCTGTCGGGATAGGCGATCAGCGCGTTCTTGCCGCCGAGCTCCAGCAGCACCGGCTTCACCGTCGAACTGGCGCTGCGCATCACCGCGCGGCCCGCGCCAACCGACCCGATCAGCGTCACCTTGGCGACGCCCGGATGTTCGGCCAGCGCCGCGCCCGCCTCGGTCCCGCCGGGCAGCACGCTGAACGTGCCCTTCGGCAGCAGCCCGTCGACGATCTCCGCGAGGCGCAGCGCCGAGAGCGGCGCCTGCACCGGCGGCTTGATGATCACGGCGTTGCCGGCCGCGAGCGGGGCGGCCATCTTGCCGCCGCAGAACATGAACGGGTGGTTGAACGCCAGGATGCGCGCCACGACGCCGAGCGGCTGGCGCAGCGTCATGTTCACCCGGTCGGGCCCCATCGGGATCGTGTCGCCCTTCATCTCGGTCACGAGACCGGCAAAGAGGTCCATCTGCGCCGCCGCAATGGCCGCGTCACCGCGCATTTCCGTATAGGGGTTGCCGCAGTTGGCCGCGTCGATCAGCGCCAGCTCGTCGCCATGCTTGCGCAGGAGGGCGGCGATCTCCTTCAGGATGCGGCCGCGCTCCAGCGGCGGCACGTCGCGCCATTCGAGAAAGCCGGCCTGCGCCGCCGCGACCGCCGCGTCCACGTCGGCCGTGCCCGCGGTGGCGACGGCGCGGATGACCTGTCCCGTCGCCGGGTTCAGCGTGTCGTCGTAGGAGCCGCTTGCCGGCTTGTGCCATTCCCCGCCGAAATACAGATCGACATGCTGCGGCAGCGACTGATCGACGTCAATTTTCAGAGCGTGCGTCAAGGTATGATCCTCCCTTTTTCTTGGGCCTGAAATAACTTAGATTTCTAACGGATGTCAAGGGAACGCACCCCTGCCCCGGCGTTTCCACGGCAGATTTTCGCACGAGGAGCCTGTGCATCCATGCACCGGAAAGGCGGATATGTTGAAAAATATCGCCACCGCGCCTGGAACGCCCCGGTCATGGCCTGCGAAAGCTTGACCGGGAAACGACATCATGTGCAGGAGGTTATACCCGCACGCGCAGGGATCTCCCGATCCGGGCCGGGGGCGGCCAAGTTTTTCACAGGCGCATTTTACAGGCAATTCGATACATGACCACTCAGCAAGCGAAGGAAACGGATGTGGAAGAAAAAGGTGGCGCCCGTCAGCACATTCAATCTGTCGTCGTGGGAGCCAGGCTGCTGGAGGCGCTGGTCCGCCGCAACGACTCGATGTCGCTCACCGCGATTTCCAAGGCGGCGGACATGGCTCCGGCCAAGGCGCACCGCTATCTCGCGAGCTTCATCGAGACCGGTCTGATCACGCAGAGCAAGACGACGGGATATTACGATCTCGGCCCGCTGTCGCTGGATCTCGGCCTCGCCGCGATCCGGCGCCTCGATGTGGTCGAACTGGCCTATCCGTTCATGGTCTCGCTGCGCGAGGAGACGGGCGAGACCGTGTCCCTCTCGGTGCTCGGGAATTTCGGGCCGACGCTCGTGCGCTGGGTGCCGAACAACGCGCCGGTGAACATCACCGTCAATGTCGGCTCCGTCCTGCCGCTGCTCACCTCCTCGAACGGGCGCGCCTTCGCCGCCTTCCTGCCGCCCGAGAAGGCCGACCCGCTGATCGAGAAGGAACTGGCCGAAGGCTCCGCCGCGCTCGAGGCCGCAAACATCCGCTCGCGGGCCGATGTCGACCGCGTGCTGAACTCCGTGCGCGAGAGCGGCGTCGCGGAAGCGGTGGGGCTGGTGCTTCCGGCCATCGCGTCGCTGAGCTGCCCGATCTTCGACCGGACCAACACCGTCGTGGCCGTGCTCACGGTGCTCGGGATCACCGGGATGATCTCCACGGAAAGGGACAGCCCGATATCGCAGACCCTCCGCAGGACCGCCGCGCGCATCTCCGAGATGCTCGGCGCGCGGATGGGCTGACCCGCCCCCCGTCCATGCGAAAGGGGCGCCACATCGTGACGCCCCCTCCTTCGTCTCGCGACCGGCCTACTGGTTGTTGGCCAGCTCTTCGCGCAGATCCTCGTTGCGGCGCGCGATATACTGCTTGAGCTCCTCCTGCTCCTCCTCGCTCAGCTTCGTGCTGAAATCGGGCATGCCCGAGCTCGCCAGCCCGCCCTGGAGGATGACGTCGAAGACCTCGTACCTGTCCTGCGACATGTAGCGCAGGTCGGGGACCACCCCGCCGCTGATCGCGTCGACCCCGTGGCAGGCCGCGCAATGGACGAGGAAGTTGAACGCGCCATGCGCGAGCTGCTCCTCGCTCATCTCGGTCTGGGCCAGGACAGAGGGTTCGGGAAGCGGCGACGGCGCCGGCGGCATCTCGGCCGTTCCGCCGAGCTTGAACACCATGACCTGCGCATTCGCCTGCTGTTCGGCCTGCTGGGCGACAGGACCGGAGAACAGCGTATAGCCCCCGCCCCAACCGACGGAGACGGCGATATACTGCTCTCCGTCGACCCGGTAGGTCACCGGCGCCGCGACGATCCCGGTGTTGACCGGCGTCTCGTAGAGCACCGCGCCGTCTTCCGCGTCATAGGCGAAGAATTCGCCCGCGCCGGTGCCCTGGAACACCAGCCCGCCCGCCGTGGTGAGCGTCCCGCCATTATACATGGCGGTGTAATCCTTGGACCAGCGAGCCTCCTGCGCCACCGGATCCCAGGCGATGAGGCGCCCGTGCCAGGCCTCCTGCATCTTCTCGCGATCCTCCAGCTTGGACAGGTCGGGAATGTCCTCCGCCGAGGGCCGGACCTCGCTCCCCTCCTCGGGCGGCAGACCCATGGTGATGATCGCGCCGAAGTTGTAGGTGCCCTTCTCCGCGGGCATCGGCGATTCATCGATCGCCTGGAAATACCACGCCCCGATCATCGCCGGGATATACATCAGCCCCGTCTCCGGGTTGAAGGACATCGGGTGCCAGTTGTGCCCGCCGAAGCCCGAGGGCGTCACGAGCTTGAGCTCGCCGTCGTCGTAGCGCGCGATCTCCTCGTTGAAGATCGGGCGCCCGGTCTCGATGTCGATCCCCTCGGCCCAGTTCACCGGCACGTAGTTCTCGGCCGAGATCAGCGTCCCGTCGGTCCGGTCAATCACGTAGAAGAAGCCGTTCTTCGGCGCCTGCATGATGACCTTGCGGAGCTCTCCGTCGATCTCGATATCGGCCAGCGTCATCTGCTGGGTCGCGGTGAAGTCCCACTCGTCCCCCGGCGTCGTCTGGTAGTGCCAGACATACTCGCCCGTGTCGGGCTTCAGCGCCACGATGGAGGAGACGAAGAGGTTGTCGCCCTCCCCCTCGCTGCGCAGCTTGCGGCTCCAGACCGACGCGTTGCCGACCCCGATGTAGAGCAGGTCCAGCTCCGGGTCGTAGGACATCGAATCCCACACCGTGCCGCCGCCGCCGTATTCGGCATAATCCGTGCCGAACCAGGTCTCGCGCGCCATCGCCATCGCGTCGTTTTCCGGCGGCAGCTCGGGATCGCCCGGCACCGTGAAGAAGCGCCAGGCCTCCTCCCCGGACTCCGCGTCATAGGCCGTGACATAGCCCCGCACGCCGTATTCCGCACCGCCGTTGCCGATCAGCACCTTGTCCTTCACGATCCGGGGCGCGCCGGTGATCGTGTAGTTCCGGCTGGCGTCGATCACCGTGTCCACGATCCACTCGACCTCGCCCGTCTCCGCATCGAGCGCGGCGAGGCGACCGTCGATCACGCCGACATAGACGCGCCCCTTCCAGACCGCGACCCCGCGGTTGACCACGTCGCAGCAGGCGGATGCAGCCACCTGGCGATCCACGTCGGGATCGTATTTCCACAGCAATTCTCCGCTCGTCGCATCGAGCGCATAGACTTTGCTCCAGGGGCCGGTGACATACATCACCCCATCGACGACGATGGGCGTCGCCTCCATCCCGCGGTCGTCGTCGATCTTGAAGGACCATGCGAGGCCAAGCTCATCGACATTCTCGCGGTTGATATCCGCCAGAGGGCTGTAGCGTTTCTCTTCATAG
The nucleotide sequence above comes from Celeribacter indicus. Encoded proteins:
- a CDS encoding aldehyde dehydrogenase family protein; the protein is MTHALKIDVDQSLPQHVDLYFGGEWHKPASGSYDDTLNPATGQVIRAVATAGTADVDAAVAAAQAGFLEWRDVPPLERGRILKEIAALLRKHGDELALIDAANCGNPYTEMRGDAAIAAAQMDLFAGLVTEMKGDTIPMGPDRVNMTLRQPLGVVARILAFNHPFMFCGGKMAAPLAAGNAVIIKPPVQAPLSALRLAEIVDGLLPKGTFSVLPGGTEAGAALAEHPGVAKVTLIGSVGAGRAVMRSASSTVKPVLLELGGKNALIAYPDSKPEKIADALVAGMNFGWCGQSCGSTSRAFLHEDIHDEVLSYLSDKIARYKPGIPTDPETTMGAIVSRDQFNRVMGYIESAKSEGARAVTGGNAVTDGPLGKGCFIEPTIFADVTPEMRIAREEIFGPVLAVRKWSDETEMLREVNGLELGLTCAIWTRDLVTAHRAAARVEAGFVWVNEVGRHFLGAPFGGVKQSGIGREEGIGELIAFTHEKNVHINLSGQ
- a CDS encoding IclR family transcriptional regulator, which codes for MTTQQAKETDVEEKGGARQHIQSVVVGARLLEALVRRNDSMSLTAISKAADMAPAKAHRYLASFIETGLITQSKTTGYYDLGPLSLDLGLAAIRRLDVVELAYPFMVSLREETGETVSLSVLGNFGPTLVRWVPNNAPVNITVNVGSVLPLLTSSNGRAFAAFLPPEKADPLIEKELAEGSAALEAANIRSRADVDRVLNSVRESGVAEAVGLVLPAIASLSCPIFDRTNTVVAVLTVLGITGMISTERDSPISQTLRRTAARISEMLGARMG
- a CDS encoding PQQ-dependent dehydrogenase, methanol/ethanol family; translated protein: MSRNLFLTGMVRAAWLSCVMIAPAGLAVAQTNDGTPAKGQIDEARAVAADDDIDNWLLHGRTYEEKRYSPLADINRENVDELGLAWSFKIDDDRGMEATPIVVDGVMYVTGPWSKVYALDATSGELLWKYDPDVDRQVAASACCDVVNRGVAVWKGRVYVGVIDGRLAALDAETGEVEWIVDTVIDASRNYTITGAPRIVKDKVLIGNGGAEYGVRGYVTAYDAESGEEAWRFFTVPGDPELPPENDAMAMARETWFGTDYAEYGGGGTVWDSMSYDPELDLLYIGVGNASVWSRKLRSEGEGDNLFVSSIVALKPDTGEYVWHYQTTPGDEWDFTATQQMTLADIEIDGELRKVIMQAPKNGFFYVIDRTDGTLISAENYVPVNWAEGIDIETGRPIFNEEIARYDDGELKLVTPSGFGGHNWHPMSFNPETGLMYIPAMIGAWYFQAIDESPMPAEKGTYNFGAIITMGLPPEEGSEVRPSAEDIPDLSKLEDREKMQEAWHGRLIAWDPVAQEARWSKDYTAMYNGGTLTTAGGLVFQGTGAGEFFAYDAEDGAVLYETPVNTGIVAAPVTYRVDGEQYIAVSVGWGGGYTLFSGPVAQQAEQQANAQVMVFKLGGTAEMPPAPSPLPEPSVLAQTEMSEEQLAHGAFNFLVHCAACHGVDAISGGVVPDLRYMSQDRYEVFDVILQGGLASSGMPDFSTKLSEEEQEELKQYIARRNEDLREELANNQ